The Streptomyces sp. NBC_00691 genome has a segment encoding these proteins:
- a CDS encoding carbohydrate ABC transporter permease, producing the protein MSTRTLISPALLARPRGRLLYRVVFAVVVGGFTLAFLGPLYWMVSSGFKDTQEVIQTPPTLVPHTFAPENYSRAWEVMDLSTLLFNTLYYAFGALAFQLVLDVAAAYSLSKLRPVFGKAVLGMMLATLMIPATVLVVPQYLTVLDLPVFERNLLNSPWVIWLPSVTNAFNIFLLKRFFDSIPKELLDAASIDGASPMRILWSIVLPISRPILGVVSIFAVVGVWKDFLWPMLTLPDPSGQTLNVGIYSLSNGVPVNVLIAALTIASVPTLLIFLVFQRNIMSGLTAGGLKG; encoded by the coding sequence ATGTCCACACGCACACTCATCTCGCCGGCGCTGCTCGCCCGCCCCCGGGGCAGGCTCCTCTACCGGGTGGTCTTCGCCGTCGTCGTCGGCGGCTTCACCCTGGCCTTCCTGGGCCCCCTCTACTGGATGGTGTCCAGCGGCTTCAAGGACACCCAGGAGGTCATCCAGACCCCGCCGACCCTGGTGCCGCACACCTTCGCGCCGGAGAACTACTCGCGGGCCTGGGAGGTCATGGACCTCTCCACCCTGCTCTTCAACACCCTCTACTACGCGTTCGGCGCGCTCGCCTTCCAGCTGGTCCTGGACGTGGCCGCCGCCTACTCCCTCTCCAAGCTCCGGCCGGTCTTCGGCAAGGCCGTGCTCGGCATGATGCTCGCCACCCTGATGATCCCGGCGACCGTCCTCGTCGTACCGCAGTACCTGACCGTCCTGGACCTGCCGGTCTTCGAGCGCAACCTGCTCAACTCGCCCTGGGTGATCTGGCTGCCCTCGGTGACCAACGCGTTCAACATCTTCCTGCTCAAGCGCTTCTTCGACTCGATCCCCAAGGAACTCCTGGACGCCGCGTCCATCGACGGAGCCTCACCGATGCGGATCCTGTGGTCGATCGTGCTGCCCATCTCACGGCCGATCCTCGGAGTCGTCTCGATCTTCGCGGTCGTGGGGGTCTGGAAGGACTTCCTCTGGCCGATGCTCACCCTGCCCGACCCGTCCGGCCAGACCCTCAACGTCGGCATCTACTCCCTCTCCAACGGCGTCCCGGTCAATGTCCTGATCGCCGCGCTCACCATCGCGTCCGTGCCGACGCTCCTCATCTTCCTGGTCTTCCAGCGCAACATCATGAGCGGCCTCACGGCGGGCGGCCTCAAGGGCTGA
- a CDS encoding glycoside hydrolase family 13 protein: MAAPHSHRTDDWWRDAVIYQVYPRSFADGDGDGTGDLAGVRARLPYLAELGVDAVWFTPWYLSPLVDGGYDVADYRTIDPAFGTLAEAEKLIAEARELGIRVIVDIVPNHVSDQHAWFRAALAAGPGSPERELFHFRPGHGENGEIPPNTWPSQFSGPTWTRVADGEWYLHLFTPEQPDLNWAHPAVRREHEDVLRFWFERGVAGVRIDSAALLAKDPALADFVEGVDPHPYIDQDELHDIYRAWRAIADEYGAVFVGEVWLPDSERFARYLRPDELHTAFNFNFLSCPWEADRLRRTIDDTLAEHAPVGAPATWVLCNHDVTRTVTRYGRADTGFDFATKTFGTPTDLALGTRRARAAALLTLALPGSVYVYQGEELGLPEAEVPLDRIEDPMHARSGGTDPGRDGCRVPLPWTAGAPWYGFGSDAVSEPWLPQPRDWDDYAVDRQQADPDSMLTLYREALRLRGSAEGFGDGPLAWLPAAHGVLAFARGEGLVCLVNLATDPVELPAYEELLLASGPLDADGRLPVDTAVWLRT; encoded by the coding sequence GTGGCAGCCCCTCACTCGCATCGCACCGACGACTGGTGGCGCGACGCCGTCATCTACCAGGTGTATCCGCGCAGTTTCGCCGACGGCGACGGCGACGGCACCGGGGACCTCGCGGGCGTCCGGGCGAGACTGCCCTACCTCGCCGAACTCGGCGTCGACGCCGTCTGGTTCACGCCCTGGTACCTCTCGCCCCTGGTCGACGGCGGCTACGACGTCGCCGACTACCGCACCATCGACCCCGCGTTCGGCACCCTGGCCGAGGCCGAGAAGCTCATCGCCGAGGCCCGCGAACTCGGCATCCGCGTCATCGTCGACATCGTCCCCAACCACGTCTCCGACCAGCACGCCTGGTTCCGCGCCGCCCTCGCGGCCGGCCCCGGCAGTCCCGAGCGTGAGCTCTTCCACTTCCGGCCCGGCCACGGCGAGAACGGCGAGATCCCGCCCAACACCTGGCCCTCCCAGTTCTCCGGACCGACCTGGACCCGGGTCGCGGACGGTGAGTGGTACCTCCACCTCTTCACCCCCGAACAGCCCGACCTCAACTGGGCCCACCCCGCCGTCCGCCGCGAACACGAGGACGTCCTCCGCTTCTGGTTCGAACGAGGGGTCGCCGGCGTACGGATCGACTCCGCCGCGCTGCTCGCCAAGGACCCGGCCCTCGCCGACTTCGTCGAGGGCGTCGACCCCCACCCCTACATCGACCAGGACGAACTCCACGACATCTACCGGGCCTGGCGCGCGATAGCCGACGAGTACGGCGCCGTCTTCGTCGGCGAGGTCTGGCTCCCGGACTCCGAACGCTTCGCCCGCTACCTCCGCCCCGACGAACTCCACACCGCCTTCAACTTCAACTTCCTCTCCTGCCCCTGGGAGGCGGACCGGCTGCGCCGCACCATCGACGACACCCTCGCCGAACACGCCCCCGTCGGCGCCCCCGCGACCTGGGTCCTCTGCAACCACGACGTCACCCGCACGGTCACCCGGTACGGGCGCGCCGACACCGGCTTCGACTTCGCCACGAAGACCTTCGGCACACCCACCGACCTCGCCCTCGGAACCCGACGGGCCCGCGCGGCGGCCCTGCTGACCCTGGCACTCCCGGGATCGGTGTACGTCTACCAGGGCGAGGAACTGGGCCTGCCCGAGGCGGAGGTGCCGCTGGACCGGATCGAGGACCCCATGCACGCCCGCTCCGGCGGCACCGACCCCGGACGTGACGGCTGCCGTGTTCCGCTGCCGTGGACCGCCGGAGCGCCCTGGTACGGGTTCGGTTCCGACGCCGTGTCCGAGCCGTGGCTGCCTCAGCCCCGGGACTGGGACGACTACGCGGTGGACCGGCAGCAGGCGGACCCGGACTCGATGCTGACGCTCTACCGCGAGGCGCTCAGGCTGCGCGGCTCGGCCGAGGGCTTCGGCGACGGGCCTCTCGCCTGGCTCCCCGCCGCACACGGCGTGCTCGCCTTCGCCCGCGGCGAGGGCCTGGTGTGCCTGGTCAACCTCGCCACGGACCCGGTCGAACTCCCGGCGTACGAGGAACTGCTCCTGGCGAGCGGCCCCCTGGACGCCGACGGCCGGCTGCCCGTGGACACGGCGGTGTGGCTGCGGACCTGA
- a CDS encoding NUDIX hydrolase → MTASGSGAPPVEFLDVRRIGFVEHPPPVLTPWERREVDRLWEGTKTGSPTTFDGPLVASLGIELPSPGVLVARWARLSYRYRALRVLRPSEDVPGSVFVTVLLPTERGLVVGRGAPTTAAPGRWTLPGGSVEPPADGQPLDGDALRRDAARELAEELGFRIADAELRLFAVTRGRRFGSLGFHFRAQPVASALVLRRHAGLVTLETGHGAGPELDEIAFVSSPAEAGRLGPGADYLPQVLRRYGDAG, encoded by the coding sequence GTGACCGCCTCGGGTAGCGGGGCGCCGCCCGTGGAGTTCCTCGACGTGCGCCGGATCGGCTTCGTCGAGCACCCTCCGCCCGTCCTGACTCCGTGGGAGCGGCGGGAGGTGGACAGGTTGTGGGAGGGCACGAAGACCGGTAGCCCCACCACCTTCGACGGACCGCTGGTCGCGAGTCTGGGGATCGAACTGCCCTCGCCCGGCGTACTGGTGGCGCGCTGGGCGCGGCTCTCGTACCGGTACAGGGCCCTGCGCGTCCTCCGGCCCTCCGAAGACGTGCCCGGGTCGGTGTTCGTCACCGTACTGCTTCCCACCGAGCGGGGGCTCGTCGTCGGCCGCGGGGCTCCCACGACGGCCGCGCCCGGCCGCTGGACGCTTCCGGGCGGCTCGGTGGAACCGCCTGCCGACGGACAGCCGCTCGACGGGGACGCGCTGCGGCGGGACGCCGCGCGGGAGCTCGCCGAGGAGCTCGGGTTCCGGATCGCGGACGCGGAGCTGCGGTTGTTCGCGGTCACCCGGGGACGCCGGTTCGGCAGTCTCGGCTTCCATTTCCGCGCCCAGCCCGTGGCGAGCGCCCTCGTGCTCCGTCGGCACGCCGGGCTCGTAACCCTGGAGACCGGGCACGGCGCCGGACCCGAGCTGGACGAGATCGCCTTCGTCTCCTCGCCCGCCGAGGCCGGCCGCCTCGGTCCGGGCGCGGACTATCTGCCTCAGGTCCTCCGACGGTACGGCGACGCGGGCTGA
- a CDS encoding NADase-type glycan-binding domain-containing protein, with amino-acid sequence MSDAPQSRPCPDCASPVRAADQSFCDSCGAFLRWDSPAGTASAEGSSAAAPADDAPRAAAEGPADSPAAVPGNRSSVGPEEVTAPLPAVASGSEAPAPGRVSAPVADPVPAPAPDPAPGPVAESAPVSDGPSDTLVRSLLVPVPGNRPVEPAVAAPVLPARPDAARPVVRAAETAVPVPGGTPCPACALANTPGRHFCRFCATPMVPEQLSTAEGPYAGRRPGLTRDRSRWLVRALIAAGVVTVVVGGIVGGPPAVRAIQDHFATRVPVHPVAWAASHSAPRQQAGLAGDGYSNTWWGTGYAGDSAGQYMEARFAEPTDLLSVLITPGSSKNTTQADGQATPRTFDLVVKDSSGETHVSQHRINDGGTQRVDVRVRDALTVQLVLRTAWRADPTKQVAVAELEFFGRSVS; translated from the coding sequence ATGAGTGACGCGCCCCAGTCCCGCCCCTGCCCGGACTGCGCGAGCCCGGTGCGTGCGGCGGACCAGTCGTTCTGTGACAGCTGCGGGGCGTTCCTGCGCTGGGACAGTCCGGCCGGCACGGCGAGCGCGGAGGGCTCGTCCGCCGCCGCGCCGGCCGACGACGCGCCGCGGGCCGCCGCGGAAGGTCCGGCCGACTCCCCCGCCGCCGTCCCCGGGAACCGGTCCTCCGTCGGTCCCGAGGAGGTGACCGCTCCGCTGCCCGCCGTGGCCTCCGGCTCCGAGGCACCCGCGCCCGGTCGGGTCTCCGCTCCGGTGGCCGATCCGGTGCCCGCTCCCGCGCCCGACCCGGCGCCCGGCCCCGTAGCGGAGTCGGCGCCGGTGTCCGACGGGCCGTCGGACACACTCGTACGGTCGCTCCTCGTACCGGTCCCGGGGAACCGCCCCGTCGAGCCGGCCGTCGCGGCGCCCGTCCTTCCCGCGCGTCCGGATGCCGCACGGCCGGTGGTCCGGGCCGCCGAGACCGCCGTGCCCGTGCCGGGCGGCACGCCGTGCCCGGCCTGCGCGCTGGCCAACACTCCGGGCCGTCACTTCTGCCGCTTCTGTGCGACGCCGATGGTCCCCGAGCAGCTCTCGACGGCCGAGGGGCCGTACGCGGGCCGGCGTCCCGGGCTCACCCGCGACCGGAGCCGCTGGCTCGTCCGCGCCCTGATCGCGGCGGGGGTCGTCACCGTGGTGGTCGGCGGCATCGTCGGCGGTCCGCCGGCCGTCCGCGCGATCCAGGACCACTTCGCCACACGGGTCCCGGTCCATCCGGTGGCCTGGGCGGCCTCCCACTCCGCGCCGAGGCAGCAGGCCGGGCTGGCGGGCGACGGCTACTCCAACACCTGGTGGGGCACGGGCTACGCGGGCGACTCGGCGGGCCAGTACATGGAGGCCCGGTTCGCCGAGCCGACCGATCTGCTGAGCGTCCTGATCACCCCCGGCAGCTCCAAGAACACGACGCAGGCCGACGGCCAGGCGACGCCGCGCACCTTCGACCTGGTCGTCAAGGACTCCTCCGGGGAGACGCACGTCTCGCAGCACCGCATCAACGACGGCGGCACCCAGCGGGTCGACGTGCGGGTACGGGACGCGCTGACGGTGCAGCTGGTGCTGCGCACGGCGTGGCGGGCGGACCCCACGAAGCAGGTGGCCGTCGCGGAGCTGGAGTTCTTCGGCAGGTCCGTGTCCTGA
- a CDS encoding phage tail protein — protein sequence MSGSARGTVPGLATPYPLGAALPAVYAEDDFGQRFVSGLDVVLAPLFTVLDSLEAYFSPALAPADFVDYLATWVGAELGGDEPLPLRRHAVASAVALHRVRGTRQGLAAAVRLAFGVPPEITESGGASWSSAPLGPFPGAPVAGLRVVLRVADPAAVDPHRLRAVVAAARPAHLPFTVSVAASASPPATSSRTSEGA from the coding sequence GTGAGCGGGTCCGCGCGGGGTACGGTTCCGGGCCTCGCGACCCCGTACCCGCTGGGTGCGGCGCTGCCCGCCGTGTACGCGGAGGACGACTTCGGGCAGCGGTTCGTGTCCGGTCTCGACGTCGTCCTCGCTCCGCTCTTCACCGTCCTCGACTCCCTGGAGGCGTACTTCTCGCCGGCGCTCGCCCCCGCCGACTTCGTGGACTACCTGGCGACCTGGGTCGGCGCGGAGCTGGGCGGCGACGAGCCGCTTCCGCTGCGCCGCCACGCGGTCGCCTCCGCCGTGGCACTGCACCGGGTGCGCGGCACCCGGCAGGGGCTCGCGGCGGCCGTCCGGCTCGCCTTCGGCGTGCCTCCCGAGATCACCGAGAGCGGGGGCGCGAGCTGGTCCTCCGCGCCCCTCGGGCCGTTCCCGGGGGCGCCCGTCGCCGGACTGCGCGTGGTGCTCCGGGTCGCCGACCCGGCCGCCGTGGACCCGCACCGGCTGCGCGCGGTCGTGGCCGCGGCCCGTCCCGCGCACCTGCCGTTCACGGTCTCGGTGGCGGCCTCCGCGTCGCCCCCGGCGACCTCTTCCCGTACATCCGAAGGAGCTTGA
- a CDS encoding putative baseplate assembly protein, which yields MALPAPHLDDRRFQQFVDDAKRYIQQACPEWTDHNVSDPGVTLVEAVAHMADQLVYRLNRVPEKNHLAFLDLLGVTLFPPAAARADITFRLSAPQPEPVVLPTGTEVSTGRTETEEAVVFATAADLTVVPCSLTHILRQEAGGAPEDRSQDLLGGEDVPAFSPLPRVGDLLLLGLSAAVPDCVLVLDLDSRVDGVGVDPRRPPLVWEAWTGAEGWVVCEVDEDSTGGLNRPGEVVLHMPSGHAVSRLGGHEAGWVRCRVVEPAAGLPSYSESPTVRAAEAFTIGGTVRAAHAEAVRDERLGESEGVPAQRLRLAHAPVVDRPPLLLQVAERADSGVDEEDPEAGWQEWSVVRDFASSRPGDRHVTLDATTGEIAFGPCVRQPDGTLRQFGAVPPKGAAIRAVRYGTGGGRAGNVARSTITVLRSSIPYIARVENREAARGGVDGETVEEAKSRAPISLRAQERAVTARDYEELARRAAPEAARISCLAADSAEAGDNAVRVLVVPQAVPDRGGRLRFEQLVPGEELLSRVTGFLDERRPLGTRLAVGPPFYQGVTVVATLHSFRAAEAERVRTEALDALYAYLDPLTGGAHGEGWPFGRPLRAGEVFAALQRVPGVELVDEVLLHPADPLTGRRGETTDRIELAPSALLFPFDHRVRVIEAR from the coding sequence ATGGCCCTGCCCGCACCCCATCTCGACGACCGCCGCTTCCAGCAGTTCGTCGACGACGCCAAGCGCTACATCCAGCAGGCGTGCCCCGAGTGGACCGACCACAACGTCTCGGACCCGGGCGTCACCCTGGTCGAGGCGGTCGCGCACATGGCGGACCAGCTCGTCTACCGCCTCAACCGGGTCCCGGAGAAGAACCATCTGGCCTTCCTCGACCTGCTCGGGGTGACGCTGTTCCCGCCCGCGGCCGCCCGCGCGGACATCACCTTCCGGCTCTCGGCGCCGCAGCCGGAGCCGGTCGTGCTGCCCACGGGCACGGAGGTGTCCACCGGGCGTACGGAGACGGAGGAGGCGGTCGTCTTCGCGACGGCCGCCGATCTGACGGTCGTGCCCTGCTCGTTGACGCACATCCTGCGCCAGGAGGCGGGGGGCGCTCCCGAGGACCGCTCGCAGGATCTCCTCGGCGGCGAGGACGTGCCGGCCTTCTCTCCGCTGCCGCGCGTCGGTGATCTTCTGCTGCTCGGCCTCTCGGCGGCGGTGCCCGACTGTGTCCTCGTCCTCGACCTGGACAGCCGGGTGGACGGTGTCGGTGTGGATCCGCGCAGGCCGCCGCTGGTGTGGGAGGCGTGGACCGGGGCCGAGGGCTGGGTCGTGTGCGAAGTCGACGAGGACAGCACGGGCGGGCTCAACCGCCCGGGTGAGGTGGTGCTGCACATGCCGTCCGGGCACGCGGTGTCGCGCCTCGGGGGGCACGAGGCGGGCTGGGTGCGCTGCCGGGTCGTGGAGCCCGCGGCGGGCCTGCCGTCGTACAGCGAGTCGCCGACGGTACGGGCGGCGGAGGCGTTCACCATCGGCGGGACGGTCCGCGCGGCGCACGCCGAGGCGGTGCGGGACGAGCGGCTCGGCGAGTCCGAGGGCGTACCGGCGCAGCGGCTGCGGCTGGCGCACGCGCCGGTCGTCGACCGGCCTCCGCTGCTGCTCCAGGTCGCCGAGCGGGCGGACAGCGGCGTCGACGAGGAGGACCCGGAGGCCGGCTGGCAGGAGTGGTCCGTCGTCCGCGACTTCGCGTCCTCGCGCCCCGGTGACCGGCACGTCACCCTCGACGCGACGACCGGTGAGATCGCCTTCGGTCCGTGCGTACGTCAGCCGGACGGCACTCTGCGGCAGTTCGGGGCGGTACCGCCGAAGGGGGCGGCGATCCGGGCGGTCCGGTACGGCACCGGGGGCGGCCGGGCGGGGAACGTGGCCCGCTCCACGATCACGGTGCTGCGCAGCTCCATCCCGTACATCGCGCGTGTGGAGAACCGCGAGGCGGCGCGCGGCGGGGTGGACGGGGAGACCGTCGAGGAGGCCAAGTCCCGCGCGCCGATCAGCCTCCGGGCACAGGAACGGGCGGTCACCGCGAGGGACTACGAGGAGCTGGCGCGCCGGGCGGCGCCCGAGGCGGCGCGGATCTCCTGTCTGGCGGCGGACTCCGCCGAGGCGGGCGACAACGCGGTCCGGGTCCTGGTCGTGCCGCAGGCCGTTCCGGACCGGGGCGGCCGGCTGCGGTTCGAGCAGCTCGTGCCGGGCGAGGAGCTGCTGTCCCGGGTGACGGGCTTCCTCGACGAGCGGCGCCCGCTGGGGACGCGGCTGGCCGTCGGGCCGCCGTTCTACCAGGGCGTGACGGTGGTGGCGACGCTGCACTCCTTCCGGGCGGCCGAGGCGGAGCGGGTACGGACGGAGGCGCTGGACGCGCTGTACGCGTATCTGGACCCGCTGACGGGCGGGGCGCACGGCGAGGGATGGCCGTTCGGGCGTCCACTGCGCGCCGGTGAGGTGTTCGCGGCGCTGCAGCGGGTGCCGGGCGTGGAGCTGGTGGACGAGGTCCTGCTGCATCCGGCCGATCCGCTGACCGGCCGCAGGGGTGAGACGACGGACCGGATCGAGCTGGCGCCGTCCGCGCTGCTCTTCCCGTTCGACCATCGCGTCCGTGTGATCGAGGCGCGGTGA
- a CDS encoding GPW/gp25 family protein — protein MSEHFVGAGWAFPLRTGPSGSIALVRRDREIEESMRLVLATAPGERPMRPEFGCAVHELVFAPVNDSTMGRVRYEVVSALDRWEPRIDVEDVTVTPAPGEPTTLFIDVRYRVRGANNPRNLVFPFYVIPSED, from the coding sequence TTGAGTGAGCACTTCGTCGGTGCGGGCTGGGCCTTCCCGCTGCGGACCGGCCCGAGCGGGTCCATCGCGCTCGTCCGGCGCGACCGGGAGATCGAGGAGTCGATGCGGCTCGTCCTCGCCACCGCGCCGGGCGAGCGGCCCATGCGGCCCGAGTTCGGCTGCGCCGTGCATGAGTTGGTGTTCGCTCCGGTGAACGACTCGACGATGGGCCGGGTCCGGTACGAGGTCGTGTCCGCGCTCGACCGCTGGGAGCCGCGCATCGACGTGGAGGACGTCACGGTCACTCCCGCGCCCGGGGAGCCGACCACCCTCTTCATCGACGTCCGCTACCGGGTGCGCGGTGCCAACAACCCCCGCAACCTCGTCTTCCCCTTCTACGTCATCCCCTCCGAGGACTGA
- a CDS encoding VgrG-related protein produces the protein MSEKTFTTVLHVQLDGTPLPDPLAVRLTEGWVDASVNVPSAFQLTFSDKDGTLTTKFPFLKVGAMAVLSPFTDGRLGEPMLTGEVTAVEVDAAPGHGRYLIVRGYDPGHRLLRSRRVEGYPNMTASDIVRKLAGLNRIPLGKVDATPTVYELATQPNITDWDFLSRLARENDVRLSLDPAGRLVFAALPPASSAPADTTPAAASPYVLDFGSNTLQSRVSVTAAGQVGKVDVRGWDPRTKQALSSPTPAVASKEIVSDITPAQLSAPFGPAELAATDTPFTTQSEVTQAATALADDVTGSFAELEVAVTGNPALKPGQPVAVKGAGFPFEGRYTATGVRHVFASGRQFATWLTVSGRQFRSLYGTASGGGEAAPPMPGVAVALVTNTKDPLSLGRVRLRFPWLSATYESGWCRVAQLGGRGGGGLMLPEVDDEVLCAFDRGSLEHPYVLAGLYNGVDKHTPATDRVAPVDPTSGRVQWRALTSRTGHTVELREEGGRTRASHGIRLRTAKGGLSVELNEARTTLTIDSDGTVTISGARGITVESGMDLTLSAKGRIKLDAGLGVDIKAGAKFKVSALTQAVVNAPAFVTSTVPMPNPVVANLPF, from the coding sequence ATGAGCGAGAAGACCTTCACCACCGTCCTCCACGTGCAGCTCGACGGCACGCCGTTGCCGGACCCGCTCGCGGTCCGCCTCACCGAGGGCTGGGTGGACGCGAGCGTCAACGTGCCGTCCGCGTTCCAGCTGACGTTCAGCGACAAGGACGGCACCCTCACCACGAAGTTCCCGTTCCTCAAGGTCGGCGCGATGGCGGTGCTGTCCCCGTTCACCGACGGCAGGCTCGGGGAGCCCATGCTCACCGGCGAGGTGACGGCCGTCGAGGTGGACGCGGCTCCCGGGCACGGCAGGTACCTGATCGTGCGCGGTTACGACCCCGGCCACCGGCTGCTGCGCAGTCGGCGCGTCGAGGGGTATCCGAACATGACGGCCTCCGACATCGTCCGGAAGCTCGCCGGGCTCAACCGGATCCCGCTCGGCAAGGTCGACGCGACGCCGACGGTGTACGAGCTGGCCACCCAGCCCAACATCACCGACTGGGACTTCCTCTCCCGGCTCGCGCGCGAGAACGACGTCCGGCTGTCGCTCGACCCGGCGGGCCGGCTGGTGTTCGCGGCGCTGCCCCCGGCGTCCTCGGCGCCCGCCGACACGACGCCCGCGGCGGCCAGTCCGTACGTCCTGGACTTCGGGAGCAACACGCTGCAGAGCCGGGTGTCCGTGACGGCCGCGGGGCAGGTCGGGAAGGTCGACGTGCGGGGCTGGGACCCCCGTACCAAGCAGGCCCTGTCCTCGCCGACGCCCGCCGTCGCGAGCAAGGAGATCGTCTCGGACATCACTCCGGCGCAGCTGTCCGCGCCGTTCGGTCCGGCCGAACTCGCCGCGACGGACACGCCGTTCACCACACAGTCGGAGGTGACGCAGGCGGCGACGGCGCTCGCGGACGACGTCACCGGCTCGTTCGCGGAGCTGGAGGTCGCCGTCACCGGCAATCCGGCGCTGAAGCCGGGGCAGCCGGTGGCCGTGAAGGGGGCGGGTTTCCCCTTCGAGGGGCGGTACACCGCGACGGGGGTCCGTCATGTCTTCGCGTCCGGGAGGCAGTTCGCCACGTGGCTGACGGTGTCCGGCCGGCAGTTCCGTTCGCTGTACGGGACGGCTTCCGGCGGCGGGGAGGCGGCGCCGCCCATGCCCGGTGTCGCGGTCGCGCTGGTCACGAACACCAAGGACCCGCTCTCCCTCGGCCGGGTCAGACTGCGGTTCCCGTGGCTGTCGGCGACGTACGAGAGCGGCTGGTGCCGGGTCGCGCAGCTCGGCGGACGCGGGGGCGGCGGCCTGATGCTCCCCGAGGTGGACGACGAGGTGCTGTGTGCCTTCGACCGGGGATCCCTCGAACACCCCTATGTGCTGGCGGGGTTGTACAACGGCGTCGACAAGCACACTCCGGCGACCGACCGGGTGGCGCCCGTGGATCCGACCAGCGGGCGCGTCCAGTGGCGCGCCCTGACGTCCCGTACCGGTCACACGGTGGAGCTGCGCGAGGAGGGCGGCCGGACGCGGGCCTCGCACGGCATCCGGCTGCGTACCGCGAAGGGCGGACTGAGCGTCGAGCTGAACGAGGCACGCACCACCCTGACGATCGACAGCGACGGCACCGTGACCATCTCGGGGGCGCGCGGGATCACGGTCGAGTCGGGGATGGATCTGACGCTCTCCGCCAAGGGGCGGATCAAGCTCGACGCGGGGCTCGGGGTGGACATCAAGGCCGGGGCGAAGTTCAAGGTCTCGGCGCTGACGCAGGCCGTCGTCAACGCGCCGGCCTTCGTCACCTCGACCGTCCCGATGCCCAATCCCGTCGTGGCGAACCTGCCGTTCTGA